taagaaaaaaatttatgtaatagaattatttttatttaaaagttttattaaatacaaataattgtgaaattctaactataaaacaacatataattgaactaccattttttttatagaattgaattattataatatttttttagattatgttatgtatacactaaaatcagccactaaagttagccaccagtataaaatacatgctgaaatataaatacactataaaaataaattaaaccacacatatatttatacacaaatatattagtggctaattttagtgtacagatagcatttttctatttttttatatgataaaatatgTGAATCCTAGATATATGGTCAAAATGATAACTTCAGCTACTATATATTGTACCTTATATATTCTTCTTAAATAATGATGATGTCATTGATAAATGATAAGTAACACATGAATGATCGAATACAAATTGCAATCTAAAAGTAGGTAGGAGGAGCGGTTATTGAGGTGAGAATAATAGAAAGAGAAGGATCGGAGGGAAAACCGGGTCAAAAAAGAATTCCCACCACatgaaaataacaaaccataaGCATTAGTGAGGTATAAAAGGGGGGTCCTGTGGCATTTGCAAATCATCCCACCCTCAATCACTAAAGCAACAAATAAGAAAGAGTAAGAGCAGTAataaaaccaaaaacaaagaagagaaaaatggcCAAGTCCACCATCATGGTCATTGCAGCTCTCTGCCTTATGTCCGTTGTTGGTTCGGCCTATGGCTATGACAAATTCTTTGTTGAAGGCAAAGTTTACTGCGACACCTGCCGCATCCAGTTCTTGAGCCGCGTGAGCGAGTTCTTGCCAGGCGCCACCGTGAGACTGGAGTGCAAGGTAGCTGCAAACGAGACCATCACATACGTGAAGGACGTGATGACAGATGCCGCAGGAAAATACTCGATTGAGGTTGAGGGAGATCACGAGGAAGAGTTGTGCGAGGTTTTCTTGATTGACAGCCCAAGACAGGATTGCAATGAGATCAAGAGTGAGGTTGCTAACTTGGAAACTGCCTCAAGGGTTTCCCTTACTCACAAGAACGGCATTGTCTCCGCCGTCCGCGAAGCCAATCCTCTTGGTTTCTTGAAGGCTGTTCCTCTCGCTGAATGCCCTCAGATCTTCAAGGAGCTTGGCCTCAACGCCAATGGCACCGCCAGCGACTCTTAATTAAGACCCAAACCTTCCACAACTTTCTTTCTTTGTAATAATAAAGTTGATCATTCTTCGAATCCCTTTCAAATTCTAATTCTCTAGCTAGCTGTTTCATTATCTCTATCATGTAATCTGCTGATTTCAGCTTGCAATGCAATGAAAAGGATTCTCAATCGTTTCAACTAAATATCCGTATTATGCATGTGTTTCTTACTCTCTTAACTCTTCTCTCTATCTAGTTCTGTTTTCGAGTTGAGTTCTTTGTTTG
The genomic region above belongs to Arachis duranensis cultivar V14167 chromosome 3, aradu.V14167.gnm2.J7QH, whole genome shotgun sequence and contains:
- the LOC107482245 gene encoding olee1-like protein: MAKSTIMVIAALCLMSVVGSAYGYDKFFVEGKVYCDTCRIQFLSRVSEFLPGATVRLECKVAANETITYVKDVMTDAAGKYSIEVEGDHEEELCEVFLIDSPRQDCNEIKSEVANLETASRVSLTHKNGIVSAVREANPLGFLKAVPLAECPQIFKELGLNANGTASDS